One segment of Rhodothermales bacterium DNA contains the following:
- a CDS encoding oligosaccharide flippase family protein, translating into MSDRPFLRIVKQSGLYALGNVAVKLSGLLLAPFYLDARYLTLADYGYLALLMATAQIGIYIAGLGIGTGLLKFTADAELAGVRERLPFTALVTTLGAAALAWVAFGLGAEPLAEVLLASPDRAAIVRVLGVYVVFKTIGAVPMMLLRIQERAGLFALAMALEMTLLFGGVYVFLVIRGDGLYGVMSAYMWSAGTSTAVLLAGSLTRIRWVFDVSLLKPLIRYGSPLVLVSLASLVLNAGDRYILNLLTDAETVGMYDWAARISGVLNLLVVQSFQLAFTVIGLKSLGGGDRALHRRTFRHYTIWAGWAVLGLSLMAYDGTLWLTHIGADPHYLEASPLVLPLTFGFFVYGNYVIITNVLYASWRTPVIGALVIGAALLNVALNFWLIPLAGAMGAALATVGAYGALAGLAYLRAERDLPIAYPWGTFAVVVGLILVLYAVGARVEAWETPYRLAARIGLILAYVPAVALAGLYSREELRTGWRILRRRMGRTDGT; encoded by the coding sequence ATGTCCGACCGACCCTTTCTCCGCATCGTCAAACAGAGCGGGCTGTATGCCCTCGGCAACGTCGCCGTGAAACTCAGCGGCCTGCTGCTGGCGCCGTTTTATCTGGATGCGCGGTATCTGACGCTAGCCGATTACGGGTATCTCGCGCTGCTCATGGCGACGGCGCAGATCGGGATCTACATCGCGGGCCTGGGGATCGGGACCGGATTGCTCAAGTTCACGGCCGACGCCGAACTGGCCGGCGTGCGGGAGCGGCTGCCGTTTACGGCGCTGGTGACCACGCTGGGCGCCGCCGCGCTGGCTTGGGTGGCGTTCGGGCTGGGAGCGGAGCCCCTAGCGGAGGTGCTGCTGGCCTCGCCGGACCGGGCGGCGATCGTGCGCGTGCTGGGCGTGTACGTGGTGTTCAAGACCATCGGGGCGGTGCCGATGATGTTGCTGCGGATCCAGGAGCGCGCCGGCCTCTTCGCGCTGGCGATGGCGCTGGAGATGACGTTGTTGTTCGGAGGGGTGTACGTGTTTCTGGTGATACGGGGGGATGGGTTATACGGCGTGATGTCCGCCTACATGTGGTCGGCCGGCACCAGCACCGCCGTGCTCCTGGCCGGCAGCCTGACGCGGATCCGGTGGGTGTTCGACGTGTCGCTGCTGAAACCGCTCATCCGTTACGGCAGTCCGCTCGTGCTGGTGAGCCTCGCGAGCCTCGTGCTCAACGCCGGTGACCGGTACATCCTCAATCTTCTCACCGATGCCGAGACGGTGGGGATGTACGATTGGGCGGCCCGCATCAGCGGGGTGTTGAATTTGCTGGTGGTGCAGAGCTTCCAACTCGCCTTTACGGTGATCGGGTTGAAGTCGTTGGGCGGCGGGGATCGCGCGTTGCACCGGCGGACATTCCGGCACTACACGATCTGGGCCGGCTGGGCAGTGCTTGGCCTCTCGTTGATGGCCTACGACGGCACGTTGTGGCTCACGCACATCGGGGCGGATCCGCATTATCTGGAGGCCTCTCCGCTGGTGCTGCCGCTGACGTTTGGCTTTTTTGTCTACGGGAATTATGTCATCATCACCAACGTGTTGTACGCATCGTGGCGGACGCCCGTGATCGGGGCGCTGGTGATCGGGGCGGCGCTGCTGAATGTGGCGCTCAATTTCTGGCTCATCCCCCTGGCGGGTGCGATGGGCGCCGCGCTCGCCACCGTCGGCGCGTACGGCGCGCTGGCGGGGCTGGCCTATCTGCGGGCGGAGCGCGATCTGCCGATCGCCTACCCGTGGGGGACGTTCGCGGTGGTGGTGGGGTTGATCCTGGTATTATATGCCGTTGGAGCCCGGGTGGAGGCGTGGGAAACGCCGTATCGCCTGGCGGCACGGATCGGGTTGATCCTGGCGTATGTGCCGGCGGTGGCGCTGGCGGGCCTCTACAGCCGCGAGGAGCTGCGGACCGGTTGGCGTATCCTGCGCCGGCGGATGGGCCGAACGGATGGAACGTAG
- a CDS encoding polysaccharide pyruvyl transferase family protein, giving the protein MKILLINTVLLNGGDAAIMMAIVRQLQAAFGPEAEIEIGEAMPAVSAAYYPDFTLRESLVNAFLRPPRRGRLRLIWGLWRFAAWHAARPRAYAAAWLHARGWTGLANRLLSRRERQAFAPYAGADLIVSTGGTYLVEHYALAPRLFEFDMVRRLGKPLIFYTQSLGPFQTPRYRKRLRAIFDDAALILLRDTLSLAHVRSLGVTHDRVAILPDVVFALWRPPAPRPAGGRLRVAISVRRWAHFTGQSAEAGMAGYRQAVTAGVERLVTHHQAEVVFLSTCQGVPEYAYDDSAEAREVVARLPVETQQRVRVDDAFHRPEELLERLAAFDLVVATRMHMAILSMIAGTPVAPIVYEFKTRELLDLVGYPDWAGGGARLDIETLRAETLNETLDTLITRLPAAREAMGVRVEAVYRQTEEAIARVRAAVAPRSSNTP; this is encoded by the coding sequence ATGAAGATCCTGCTCATCAATACCGTGCTACTCAACGGCGGCGACGCCGCCATCATGATGGCGATCGTGCGCCAGCTCCAGGCCGCGTTTGGTCCGGAGGCGGAGATCGAGATCGGCGAGGCGATGCCGGCGGTGTCGGCGGCGTATTATCCGGACTTCACCCTGCGGGAGTCGCTCGTCAACGCCTTCCTGCGCCCGCCCCGGCGGGGCCGGCTCCGCCTGATCTGGGGCCTGTGGCGGTTTGCCGCCTGGCACGCCGCACGGCCGCGCGCGTACGCCGCGGCGTGGCTCCATGCGAGGGGATGGACCGGACTGGCGAACCGGCTACTGAGCCGGAGGGAACGCCAGGCGTTTGCGCCGTACGCCGGGGCCGACCTCATCGTGAGCACCGGCGGCACCTACCTGGTGGAGCATTATGCGTTGGCGCCCCGGCTGTTCGAGTTCGACATGGTGCGGCGCCTCGGGAAGCCGCTGATTTTTTATACCCAATCCCTTGGCCCCTTCCAGACGCCGCGGTACCGGAAACGGCTGCGCGCTATCTTCGACGATGCCGCCCTCATCCTGCTGCGCGACACGCTTTCCCTGGCGCACGTCCGGTCGCTCGGGGTTACGCACGACCGCGTGGCCATCTTGCCGGATGTCGTGTTTGCCCTCTGGCGCCCGCCGGCGCCGCGTCCGGCGGGGGGGCGCTTGCGGGTTGCCATCTCCGTCCGGCGCTGGGCGCATTTTACAGGGCAATCGGCTGAAGCCGGCATGGCCGGCTACCGCCAGGCGGTTACCGCTGGAGTCGAGCGACTGGTGACGCATCATCAGGCCGAGGTGGTTTTCCTATCCACCTGCCAGGGCGTGCCCGAGTATGCGTACGACGATTCCGCCGAGGCGCGCGAGGTCGTGGCCCGGCTGCCGGTGGAGACTCAACAGCGCGTCCGCGTGGACGACGCGTTTCATCGGCCGGAGGAATTGCTGGAGCGGCTGGCGGCGTTCGACCTCGTGGTGGCGACGCGGATGCACATGGCGATTCTGTCGATGATCGCCGGCACGCCGGTAGCGCCCATCGTATACGAATTCAAAACCCGCGAACTGCTCGATCTGGTGGGATACCCGGACTGGGCCGGCGGTGGCGCGCGGCTGGATATCGAGACCCTGCGCGCGGAGACGCTGAACGAGACGCTCGACACCCTCATCACCCGGCTGCCGGCGGCCCGCGAGGCGATGGGCGTGCGTGTCGAGGCGGTCTACAGGCAGACGGAGGAGGCCATCGCGCGGGTGCGGGCGGCCGTGGCGCCCAGGTCATCCAATACGCCCTGA
- a CDS encoding glycosyltransferase — protein sequence MRKKRVLFIYLSPASFVRDDLEMLGRRVDLVPFHFDVDRARSAAGLLGLWREQRRWLGRELPGADLVMGWFADYHMVLPVAQARRRGIPVAVALGGYDCLRLPELAYGVFASRWRAPLARYVLRNASLLLPVAEALLCSENQFSAWPERRRYGLCADAPGVHTPHRVLPTGYVPERWPAGPECRAPSVCTVGLIDTEQTFRRKGIDLVLEAAALLPDVPFRVVGVTPTMRAWIAGRFAVPPNLTFDGQVPREALVLIYQEASVYLQLSRAEGMPNVLCEAMLCGCIPVASRVFGNPAGVGDAGFLVDEPTPEAIVPAIRQALAAEAGRREQARRHIETHFQRHHREAAMMDAFAQLTGEA from the coding sequence ATGAGGAAAAAGCGTGTCCTTTTTATCTACCTGAGCCCCGCCTCGTTCGTGCGGGACGATCTGGAGATGCTGGGCCGGCGGGTGGATCTGGTCCCGTTTCATTTCGACGTGGACCGCGCGCGGTCGGCAGCCGGCCTGCTGGGCCTCTGGCGCGAGCAGCGCCGCTGGCTGGGTCGCGAACTACCGGGGGCGGACCTCGTCATGGGCTGGTTTGCCGATTATCACATGGTGCTGCCCGTGGCCCAGGCGCGCCGGCGCGGCATCCCCGTCGCCGTCGCCCTGGGCGGGTACGACTGCCTCCGTCTCCCCGAACTGGCCTACGGCGTATTCGCCAGCCGCTGGCGGGCGCCGCTGGCGCGATACGTGCTCCGCAACGCCTCCCTGCTGCTGCCCGTGGCTGAAGCGCTCCTCTGCTCCGAGAACCAATTTTCGGCCTGGCCGGAGCGCCGCCGCTACGGTCTCTGCGCCGACGCGCCGGGTGTACACACGCCGCACCGGGTGCTACCGACGGGGTATGTGCCGGAGCGCTGGCCGGCCGGGCCGGAGTGCCGCGCGCCGTCGGTCTGCACGGTCGGGCTCATCGATACCGAGCAGACGTTCCGCCGGAAGGGTATCGACCTGGTGCTGGAAGCCGCGGCGCTGCTGCCGGACGTCCCGTTCCGGGTGGTGGGGGTCACGCCCACGATGCGCGCCTGGATCGCCGGCCGCTTCGCCGTCCCGCCGAACCTGACGTTCGACGGGCAGGTCCCTCGCGAAGCGCTCGTCCTCATCTATCAGGAGGCTTCGGTGTACCTCCAGTTGTCGCGCGCCGAGGGGATGCCCAATGTGCTCTGCGAGGCCATGTTGTGCGGCTGCATCCCCGTGGCGAGCCGGGTGTTCGGCAACCCGGCCGGTGTTGGGGACGCGGGTTTTCTGGTGGATGAGCCCACGCCGGAGGCCATCGTGCCCGCCATCCGGCAGGCCCTGGCCGCCGAAGCGGGGCGGCGGGAGCAGGCGCGCCGGCACATCGAAACCCATTTCCAGCGCCACCACCGCGAGGCGGCGATGATGGACGCCTTTGCGCAGTTGACAGGAGAGGCATGA